tataattttaaatgttcaGAGAAATCCTAAATTATACAATGGGAAAGGGATGCAATAAAAGGGAtgcaataaaaagaaattgaTCCTTAACTTTGTTTTTATATAACTCACATTTATCAACTAATCAATCAATAATTTATTATGCTACATGCAGACACCTActtttgtgtgtatctgtggtTAGTTCTCACTCACCTTTCCTGAGATCTCAATGCCAATCTCATCCAACACCTGATTCACAATGTCCTGAGATTCTTCCTCATCACCAGAGTCCTCAAAAAGGTCATCAAGGGTGTCATTCACTGAAAGGTAATCAGGGAACATATGAGCTTAAAGTATCCATTTCATTTCTAAAAcgtttttaatgattaaaaaaaaaaaaaaaagaatgtgaataAGCATTTAGAAATTATGTTTTGTGTTGCAGAGATAAATTGTTAATGATGTCGTGATCATGGTCACCAGCTAGCAGCAGTCCATTTTGTTTCATAACACCAGCATGTCTATGAAGAAGCAATAAGGTGGAATATTTTGCCACATGGAGAATTGTTAGTTAGCATTGTTAGTTAACATAATTTCAAATCCATCTAAATTATTGAGTTTAAATTACTAATGCACACAtgctcaataataataaatgttataagATCTTACTCATCTCCTCCGTCATTTCCATCTTGGTAGTTTCTTTCTGGAAGTTCTGCATTGTCTGCATGGTCTTCTGGGGATCCATCTTCTTATTGACCGCCTGCATTGTCTAAAATTGAATTACACAGCAAGAATGCATTCAGGGGTCTAAAGTGCCTGCAATACGAACAAGCACATTAAAGCCCCATGAAATTTTAATGTCTTACTTTGGTAGTTTTAGCCATGGCCCCAGCCATCTTCATCTGGGAGTTCATGAGCTTTGTTTGTGTTGACATGGATGTGACCTTTGAACTGACCGCGTAGGTGCGATTCTTCTGTTTTCTTAGCTGCACTAGCTGCTTAGCTAGAATCGTACAGGCCTCCTTGTTGCCAGTTTTCGCCATTTTCTTGATTTCCAACTCCTACACCGTGTGAAATTGCATGTTGAAATTAATTTCTTAAAAGTCtgacgagagagagaggagactACAGAACACGCCCTGATACCTCATCAAGTCTCTGGTTCTCTACTTATGTCCTACACAATGCCACAAAGTGTAAACTACACTGAGCCAGCCATCCAGGGGGATGTGGAGGAGCTCACCAGCTGTTTCTCCTGCTTCT
This genomic stretch from Denticeps clupeoides chromosome 5, fDenClu1.1, whole genome shotgun sequence harbors:
- the chmp2bb gene encoding charged multivesicular body protein 2b, producing the protein MASLFKKKTVDDVIKEQTKELRGTQRQITRDRTALEKQEKQLELEIKKMAKTGNKEACTILAKQLVQLRKQKNRTYAVSSKVTSMSTQTKLMNSQMKMAGAMAKTTKTMQAVNKKMDPQKTMQTMQNFQKETTKMEMTEEMMNDTLDDLFEDSGDEEESQDIVNQVLDEIGIEISGKMANAPSASRHNPTASTSKASGISDEEIERQLKALGVD